The Drosophila biarmipes strain raj3 chromosome 2L, RU_DBia_V1.1, whole genome shotgun sequence genome has a window encoding:
- the LOC108027744 gene encoding putative gustatory receptor 22b, protein MFGPRREFRPYLAKRLLTTVLYGSWLLGLFPFIYDSRRCQLRRSRWLVLYGFTANYFLLFCLVYLGLHQDLRKLEAFERNPVLECINILISLMSIFSAIVINFMNVWGSKKVERIVNELLTLENQKFKGAKVTNCPKLNCFVIQKFGTMVSQITNFLTVNYAMPGNETLVLVVLLSCLMQISVSFNIMHYYVGILLIYRYVWMINGQLKELVKQVRLNSTTDTSKIRELLSLYSRLLELNRKLIDAYKYHMILIMTSWLAGNIVVIYFLIVFGISMRKYSIFLMVFPQSLLVNIWDFWLTISVCDLTEKAARKTSTLLKLFIDLQHKNDQLERSVNEFAWLCSHRKFDFQPCGLFTIWVSK, encoded by the exons ATGTTTGGTCCACGCCGCGAATTTCGTCCTTATTTGGCAAAGCGCCTCCTTACGACAGTTCTATATGGATCCTGGCTACTTGGCTTATTCCCTTTCATTTATGACTCCAGAAGATGTCAACTGAGGCGCTCTCGATGGCTTGTTCTGTATGGCTTCACCGCTAATTATTTCCTTCTGTTCTGCCTGGTATACCTTGGATTACACCAGGATCTAAGGAAACTAGAAGCCTTCGAGCGGAATCCTGTGCTGGAGtgcataaacattttaatttcactGATGAGCATATTTTCAGCTATTGTGATAAATTTTATGAATGTTTGGGGAAGCAAGAAAGTAGAGAGAATCGTCAACGAACTGTTAACCTTGGAAAATCAGAAATTTAAGGGAGCGAAAGTAACCAATTGTCCGAAACTTAACTGCTTTGTGATTCAAAAATTTGGGACTATGGTGAGTCAGATTACAAATTTCTTGACGGTCAACTACGCGATGCCTGGAAACGAGACCCTTGTATTGGTGGTGCTCCTAAGTTGCCTGATGCAAATATCCGTCAGTTTTAATATCATGCACTACTATGTCGGGATACTGCTCATCTATCGCTATGTTTGGATGATCAACGGACAACTTAAGGAACTGGTAAAACAAGTTAGACTAAATTCCACAACAGACACATCCAAGATTCGGGAGTTGCTCTCCTTGTACAGTCGCCTCTTGGAGCTAAATAGAAAACTAATCGACGCCTACAAATATCATATGATCTTAATTATGACATCATGGCTAGCTGGTAATATTGTGGTCATCTATTTCTTAATAGTGTTCGGAATAAGTATGCGTAAATACTCCATCTTTTTGATGGTATTTCCGCAATCTTTGTTGGTAAATATTTGGGACTTTTGGTTGACTATTTCCGTATGTGATCTGACCGAAAAAGCTGCTAGAAAAACCTCAACCCTGCTCAAACTCTTTATTGATCTACAGCACAAAAATGATCAGCTGGAAAGAAGT GTGAATGAATTCGCATGGTTGTGCAGTCATCGCAAATTCGATTTTCAACCTTGTGGACTTTTTACAATATGGGTTTCCAAATGA
- the LOC108027745 gene encoding gustatory receptor for bitter taste 22e, with amino-acid sequence MFRPSGSGFSQKLSGLTLKGVLYGSWILGVFPFTYDSWTRKLHRSKWLIAYGLVLNAGFILLVITNDSESETPLKMEVFHRNALAEQVNQIHDIQNLSMVSLILLRGFWKSGHIKKILNELVDLQHRHFRHYSSEECCSFDRFVIYKGVSVALELVSMLVLELGMSPNFSSQFFIGVTSLCLMLMAVLLGATHFHLAVVFIHRYVWIVNRELLGLVKQLANGQFVESERIDYLLHLYHQLLELSNRLASIYDYQMVLVMVSFMIANILGIYFFIIYSISLNNKLNFYIVVFVQAVAINIFDFWLNVEVCDLAERTGRQTSSILRLFNDIEHLDEKLERSISDFALYCSHRRLRFHHCGLFYVNYEMGFRMAITSVLYLLFLLQFDFWNL; translated from the exons ATGTTCCGCCCCAGCGGAAGTGGCTTCAGCCAGAAGTTGTCTGGCCTCACATTGAAGGGCGTCCTGTATGGCTCATGGATCCTGGGCGTGTTTCCCTTCACCTACGACAGCTGGACGAGGAAACTGCATCGTTCCAAGTGGTTAATTGCGTATGGCCTTGTCCTTAATGCCGGATTTATTCTGCTGGTCATCACAAATGACTCGGAGAGTGAGACGCCGCTGAAAATGGAGGTGTTCCATCGGAACGCACTGGCCGAGCAGGTCAACCAAATTCACGACATTCAGAACCTTTCGATGGTGTCGTTAATACTGCTAAGAGGATTCTGGAAGAGCGGACATATAAAGAAGATCCTGAATGAACTGGTGGATCTCCAACACCGCCACTTTCGCCATTATTCCTCGGAGGAATGCTGCAGCTTCGACAGGTTTGTCATATACAAAGGTGTCTCGGTGGCTCTGGAACTTGTATCCATGCTGGTTTTGGAACTGGGAATGTCACCGAATTTTAGTAGCCAGTTCTTCATAGGAGTAACCAGCTTGTGCCTAATGCTAATGGCTGTCCTCCTGGGAGCCACCCATTTTCACCTGGCAGTGGTTTTTATCCACCGATATGTGTGGATTGTGAACAGGGAACTTCTCGGACTGGTGAAGCAACTGGCGAATGGACAATTTGTGGAGTCTGAGAGAATAGACTATCTACTTCATTTGTACCACCAACTATTGGAACTCAGCAATCGCCTGGCATCCATATATGACTATCAAATGGTTCTAGTAATGGTCAGTTTTATGATTGCGAATATTTTGGGCATCTATTTCTTCATTATCTACTCTATCAGCCTGAATAATAAGCTGAATTTTTACATAGTCGTATTCGTCCAAGCTGtggctataaatatttttgatttttggctCAATGTTGAAGTCTGTGATTTGGCGGAGCGCACAGGAAGACAAACATCCAGCATACTCAGGTTATTCAACGATATTGAACATCTCGATGAGAAACTAGAGAGAAGT ATATCCGACTTTGCCCTATACTGCAGCCATCGAAGGCTGAGATTCCACCACTGCGGCTTGTTCTACGTCAACTACGAGATGGGTTTTCGCATGGCCATCACCAGTGTCCTGTACCTCCTGTTCCTTCTTCAGTTTGATTTTTGGAACCTGTGA